The genomic segment AGAACGCCAGGTTGTATCTGGTTACGCAAAAAAATCGTGTTACCTAAAGCATTTGTAGGCAAGACTGCTCAACTTTATCTGGGAACAATGAAAGATGCTGATGAAGTTTTTATCAATGGAAAGTTAGTTGGTAATACTGAATATCAGTATCCACCACGGATTTATGAACTGACAGAACTTTCATCAGTACTGACCATTGTTATCCGATTAAAAATTTATCAATCTTTAGGTGGGATAACACTGACAAAAAACCATTGTTTACTGACAGAAACACAGTCATTAGATTTGGATAATTTTGGTCATTGGAAAATCAAGCGTGGAAATCATCTTCCAGAACGTGCCCCACAATATTTTCCTCAATGGGAGACAACAGGTCTTTTCAATGGGATGATTGCTCCGTTAAAGCATACGCGCTTTTCAGCAATTCTTTGGTATCAAGGTGAGAGTGATACGGTTTCAGCTAATAATTATGGTTTAAGATTTTGCAAATTGATACAAGAATGGCGTCAGATTTTCTCAGATTCAGAACTACCTTTTCTCTTTGTTCAACTTCCTAACTATGCTTTGGAACCCGAAAATGATTGGGCAAGATTACGTGAAGAACAAAAGGCAGCTCTAGTATTAGATAAGACGGCTATGGTTGTATCAGTTGGAGATGGGGAGGATGACGACCTTCACCCTCTCAATAAGGAGATAATTGCAAAACATCTTTTTCAATCCTATCAAAAAATAAAAAAATATCCTCAGGGTTATTGCAACGGACCTCTAGCTTCTCAAGCTTATCAGTATAAAGACCAAATCGTAATTGAATTTCAAACTTTCGGTAAGCATCTAAAAATCAATCACCAACTTGAGCTCGAACTTGTAGAAAATGAGAAAGTGTATCAGTTAACAGATATTGAACTAAGTGAGAATGAAGTCAGAATACGTCTTCCGTCAATATTAAAGGTGACTCATACAAGTTTAGTTAGATATAACTGGACTAACCATCCAAAACCATTCATTACAGATGATGCAGGCAATGCAGCTTCACCATTTGAACTAAAAATTAGCTAAAAAATTATTGGAGAATAAACCAAATGAAATTTAACCTCAAACAAAATTGGAAAAAAGTCGCTCTCGGAGGGACAGCATTACTTGCAGTAGCCACACTTGCAGCGTGTGGCAACAGTGCCTCAGCAAGCAAATCAAATGCAAAAGCAAATCTAAGCTTTTGGTGGTGGGGGTCAGCAGACCGTAACACCGCGACTCAAAAACAAATTGATAATTTTCAAAAAAACAATCCTAATATTACTGTAAAAGGTCGTCCAACAGGATTCGGAAATTTAGATCAAGTTTTTGCTACTCAATATGCAGGGGGAACATCAGCTGATGTTTTGACTTTGCTTTACAATTGGGTGCCAATGTACGGTCAAAATGGAGGATTTTATGATTTAAGTAAAATCAAAAGTCTTAATCTAAAAGATAATTATGATGCTAGTTTCTTGAAATTTGGTCAAGTTGATGGTAAACAAGTTGCAGTTCCCTATGGTCAAAATGTAATGGTAATGTGGGTTAACAAAACAGTTTATGAAAAATTTGGTGTAGATGTTTCAAAATTGCATACTTGGCAAGATTATATTGATGCTGCTAAAAAATTCCCTAAAGGTTATTACCCATTATGCTCTCCAACTTGGAATTTTATGCCGACAATCTATCTCCAACAACTTACAGGAAAAACAGAATTTGATGCTAAGGGTAATCTTAATTGGTCAGAAAATGACATTGAACAAGCTGTTTCTTGGTATTACGGCTTGGTAAAAGCTGGAGTAATGGTTCCAGCAGATAACTATATTGCAAATGTTGGTTCAGACCCAGTCAGCTTAGCAAATAATAAAATGGAACTCAATGGTAATTATGCAGGTGGTGTAGGTTGGAATGCAGGGCTACAAGCTGACCATGATGCGCTTGCTGCTAAGGGAGATGATATGGAGATTGTTCCATATCCAGTCATTGATAATGCAAAAGGAGCGAATATCCTCTCTAAACCCTCACTTTTACTTGCAATTAAGAAAGATGAAAAGAATCCAGAGCAAGCTGGAAAATATTTGAATGATTTTCTCAATGGAAAGAAAGCGAATCAAATTTTGGGAACCACTCGTGGCGTTCCTGCATCAAAATCAGCCGTAAAAGCGCTCACGGATAATGGACAATTAACCGGTTTTGCAAAATCCGCATATGAAGCAGGCTTAAATGTTAAGACAATGAATGAAACACCTTTCTATGAAGATGGTACATTGACTCAAATCTGGACTCAACAAGCTCAGGCTGTAGAGTTAGGTAAACAAGATGTAAAAACTGCCGCTAAAAATATTTACACTCAAACAAAAGCTCAAGCAGCTAAATTAGCGGTACAGTACAAACTTACTAAGTAAAAAAGACCAGAGAAAAGTCACTCCTAAGGCTTTTCACTAGGATTTTTAAGCAATCCAATGAGAGTTGGATTGCTCAGTGCTATTAAATCTAGAAAGATTCAATGATACTGAGCAATTCATCACTCTGCTATCATTAAAATTAAAGAAAGGAATTCCATGAAAAATCATAAGATTGGATTACTTTATATTGCACCCTGGATTATCGGATTTTTGGTTTTGACAATTTGGCCAATTATCATGTCTTTCTATTATTCGTTGACAGATTATAATATGATTACTACACCAAGTTTTATCGGTTTAAAAAATTATATGAGTCTTTTTCAATCATCGCTTGTAAATCCGAATAGTTTTACCGTTTCACTGAGAGCTACAATCATCTATGTTATTTTTTCAGTACCTCTGCAGCTAGTTTTTGCGTTATTTGTCGCCTTTGTACTAAATTTTAAAATCAAAGGAATTTCATTTTTCCGTACAGCCTATTACATCCCGTCAATTCTTGGGGGAAATGTCGCGGTTGGAATTCTTTGGCGTTTTATGTTTAATCCAACGGGACTTGTGAATACTTTTCTTGGTACATTCGGTATCCATTCTGTGGACTGGTTATCAACAACGGCAGGTGCAATGTTTAGCATTGTATTATTGAAAGTTTGGCAATTTGGTTCATCTATGCTGATTTTTTTAGCCGCTTTAAAAAATTTACCACCAGATTTATATGAGGTAGCAAGTCTTGAAGGTGCAAGCAAACTTCAACAATTTTTTAAAATTACAATTCCGTTGATTACACCTTCTATTTTCTTCAATTTGGTGATGCAAATCAGTAATGCTTTCCAAGAGTTTAATGGTCCTTATCTGGTAACGCAAGGTGGTCCGCTACAAACTACAAATTTAGCATCACTATTCATTTATCAACAAGCCTTTCAACGATACAATATGGGCTATGCGAGTGCAGCAAGTTGGGTTTTATTTGCGATTATTGTAAGCATTACAATTATTTTGTTTGCTACTCAAAGATTTTGGGTTTACTATTCTGATGGAGGTAATGACTAATGGAAAAAATTACAGGTGGATACCATACAAAAATAAAAACTCGGCAACGTTTGGGTAATATTTCAAGATATGTGATTTTGACTTTCTTTGCTATTATTATGATTTATCCTTTATTATGGCTAATTGGTGCAACTTTCAAGACTAATGCTGAAATTTTTACACAAGTTAGCTTCATTCCAAGAAGGATTGATTTTACTCCTTATATTAAAGGGTGGACATCACCAGGTGCTGGTACCAATACTTTTACGACCTATTATATCAATACATTTTTATATGTTATTCCTAAAGTAGTTTTTACAGCACTTTCAGCAACGATTGTAGGATATGGTTTTGCTCGTTTTGAATTTCCATTTAAGAAAATATTTTTTGCTCTTTTAATGGCAACAATGTTTTTACCAGCAGTTGTAACGCAAATTCCACTCTATCTCTTATTTAAACATGTGGGACTGCTTGACTCTTATGCACCATTAATCATACCAGCGGCTTTAGCGCAGCAGCCTTTCTTTGTATTTTTAATGATTCAATTTATCCGTTCAATCCCTAAGGATTTTGATGAAGCGGCGACAATTGATGGATGTGGTTCATTTGGGATTCTATGGCGAATTTTACTTCCATCTCTCAAACCAGCGATTATGTCTTGTGTAATCTTCCAGTTTGTATGGAGTTTTAGTGATTTCTTGGGACCTTTGATTTATATTACATCTCCTGAGAAATATCCCGTTTCTATTGCGTTACAGTTAAACACAGATACTTCATCAGGAGTTGTACCTTGGAATCAAATTTTTGCAATGTCAGTTATCTCGTTACTTCCTGCAATTATTTTATTCTTTAGTGCACAAAGGTATTTCGTTGAAGGGGTTACTTCTTCAGGAATAAAGGGTTAATTCAAATGAAAAAGAATTTTAATTGGAATTTTGACATCATCACAGATTGGACCGTTCTTGGAGTTAATTGGTTTTATAAATTAATCGTACAAAATTTATATTTTGTTTTATCTAACTTATTATTTATTGCTATGTTATTTGTTTTTCAACTCACTTTGAATAATTTTCCCTTGTTTATCATCCCCATTTTTTTATTTTATGTGAGTTTGGCTACACAGTTTAAGATGATAGAGCAAGGAGGAAAGAAAGAAAACGAAATATCATTTGGACGTTATCGGAAATATTACCACAAAATGATTAAGGATAATTGGAAAATTTTTCTGTTTTATACTTTTCTCACCTCATTTATCATTTTTGAAGTAAAAGTGCTTTGGATGGCACAAAGGGGCTTATTACTCATTCCTTTATTAATCACAGCTAGTTTTCTGGCAAGTGGTATGTTCTTTGTTTTTCTTCTTTCAAGTGATGAGAGAGCAAGTCAGATTTCTATGGGACAAAAATTTTTTTCTATGTTGCTTGTAAGTTATAAGCTGCCACTCGTAACAGTGGTCAATATGATTTGGATTATAATTGTAGTTTTTGCGTTGCAAAGATTTTCGTTAGCTTACCTTTTATTTTTAGGAGGAGCGATTAATTATATGATTTGTCTTAACCTGAAACGACGATTTTCTGTTCGACTTTATTTTGAACAAATAGAAAAATAAGATCGAAGTAAATTTTTTATAAAATGGAAGGTAGGGATTATGGGAGTTGATGAAATGTGGTTAAATTCATCAAAGATAAAAGATACTTTGAAGGACGAAGTATTTTATTGTAACTTTGATGAGGAAGATAGCATTACTTTACGCTTACGTAGTGAGATAGTGAATTGGTTGGGATTAAAATTAACCACAAAACAGGAGCTGGCTACTATTAAGTTAGAGATTGACAATAAGCTTGATAAAAACTTGGAGGCTTATCGGATAAAAGGACAACAAATTCGGGGAACTTCCTCAAAAGGAGTGCTTTATGGATTTTATGCTTATTTGAGAAGAAAATTAATAAAATTACCTTTAGAAGAAACATCTGCACCACAGCAAGCATTGCGTATGATTAATCATTGGGATCAAGTAGATGGTACGATTGAACGAGGTTATGCTGGGGAGTCAATTTTCTTTGGAAGATTTGGAAGTAATGATAATACAGATAAGGGGTCTTTTGAAGTAAAAGATATTGGAACAGATATTTTTCGTAATGACTTTACCCGTTTAGAAATGTATGGTCGCTTTCTTGCTTCTATCGGAATTAATGCTATTTCTTTAAATAATGTTAACGTTAGAGGATTAGGAACGAGTCTGATTGTTTCTCCTTATATTGAAAAGGTAAGTGAGATCGCAAAGATATTTTCCAGTTTTGGAATTAAGA from the Lactococcus allomyrinae genome contains:
- a CDS encoding sialate O-acetylesterase, producing MKTSLFIPYLLRDGAILQRNVINHFWGYTASNKRISLTYENFFEKVSADKHGYFIFKLPPHEASSNLDFTIQIDCEKWVIRAISFGDVFLLSGQSNMQLPMERLKMIYPDEVSKANNSHIHFFEVPESPIFKEKREELESGVWHKAIGEDLKRLSGIAYFFAKEKYKKDGIPIGLILAAVGGSPINSWMSELTLKTLNSLPIYYSSLKDETFLKYRTTLDEGYQTAYQKMCEQTDKGLLENWKAVTFDDSDWEEAELNKQWLQKYRTPGCIWLRKKIVLPKAFVGKTAQLYLGTMKDADEVFINGKLVGNTEYQYPPRIYELTELSSVLTIVIRLKIYQSLGGITLTKNHCLLTETQSLDLDNFGHWKIKRGNHLPERAPQYFPQWETTGLFNGMIAPLKHTRFSAILWYQGESDTVSANNYGLRFCKLIQEWRQIFSDSELPFLFVQLPNYALEPENDWARLREEQKAALVLDKTAMVVSVGDGEDDDLHPLNKEIIAKHLFQSYQKIKKYPQGYCNGPLASQAYQYKDQIVIEFQTFGKHLKINHQLELELVENEKVYQLTDIELSENEVRIRLPSILKVTHTSLVRYNWTNHPKPFITDDAGNAASPFELKIS
- a CDS encoding ABC transporter substrate-binding protein, encoding MKFNLKQNWKKVALGGTALLAVATLAACGNSASASKSNAKANLSFWWWGSADRNTATQKQIDNFQKNNPNITVKGRPTGFGNLDQVFATQYAGGTSADVLTLLYNWVPMYGQNGGFYDLSKIKSLNLKDNYDASFLKFGQVDGKQVAVPYGQNVMVMWVNKTVYEKFGVDVSKLHTWQDYIDAAKKFPKGYYPLCSPTWNFMPTIYLQQLTGKTEFDAKGNLNWSENDIEQAVSWYYGLVKAGVMVPADNYIANVGSDPVSLANNKMELNGNYAGGVGWNAGLQADHDALAAKGDDMEIVPYPVIDNAKGANILSKPSLLLAIKKDEKNPEQAGKYLNDFLNGKKANQILGTTRGVPASKSAVKALTDNGQLTGFAKSAYEAGLNVKTMNETPFYEDGTLTQIWTQQAQAVELGKQDVKTAAKNIYTQTKAQAAKLAVQYKLTK
- a CDS encoding carbohydrate ABC transporter permease; translation: MKNHKIGLLYIAPWIIGFLVLTIWPIIMSFYYSLTDYNMITTPSFIGLKNYMSLFQSSLVNPNSFTVSLRATIIYVIFSVPLQLVFALFVAFVLNFKIKGISFFRTAYYIPSILGGNVAVGILWRFMFNPTGLVNTFLGTFGIHSVDWLSTTAGAMFSIVLLKVWQFGSSMLIFLAALKNLPPDLYEVASLEGASKLQQFFKITIPLITPSIFFNLVMQISNAFQEFNGPYLVTQGGPLQTTNLASLFIYQQAFQRYNMGYASAASWVLFAIIVSITIILFATQRFWVYYSDGGND
- a CDS encoding carbohydrate ABC transporter permease produces the protein MEKITGGYHTKIKTRQRLGNISRYVILTFFAIIMIYPLLWLIGATFKTNAEIFTQVSFIPRRIDFTPYIKGWTSPGAGTNTFTTYYINTFLYVIPKVVFTALSATIVGYGFARFEFPFKKIFFALLMATMFLPAVVTQIPLYLLFKHVGLLDSYAPLIIPAALAQQPFFVFLMIQFIRSIPKDFDEAATIDGCGSFGILWRILLPSLKPAIMSCVIFQFVWSFSDFLGPLIYITSPEKYPVSIALQLNTDTSSGVVPWNQIFAMSVISLLPAIILFFSAQRYFVEGVTSSGIKG